A section of the Saccharopolyspora gregorii genome encodes:
- a CDS encoding DUF3105 domain-containing protein encodes MASGKQSKAMRKARGSVVQQRSIPWATISGVGVVLLVAVVVFGYAYVRYAGQAESREAQAKAEAAAAPFKPSPENPDPSKGIPGVVTAEYPGQQHVTPAQRVAYDKTPPYGGPHDGIWADCTGVVYPNAVRTENMVHSLEHGAIWIAYDPARIDEAGKEKLARRVENKPYTMMSPYPGLDSPISLQSWGHQLKLDSPDDARIDQFITALKENPNNVYPEIGGSCQAYPGAFDTQNPPPFDASPPPADAIPMSGEGTQQAQGEMGGR; translated from the coding sequence GAGCAAGGCGATGCGCAAGGCGCGCGGTTCCGTGGTGCAGCAGCGCTCGATCCCGTGGGCGACGATCTCCGGAGTCGGAGTGGTGCTCCTCGTCGCGGTCGTGGTCTTCGGCTACGCCTACGTCCGCTACGCTGGCCAGGCCGAGTCGCGGGAGGCGCAGGCCAAGGCGGAAGCCGCCGCCGCACCGTTCAAGCCGAGCCCGGAGAACCCGGACCCGTCCAAGGGCATCCCCGGCGTCGTCACCGCCGAGTACCCGGGCCAGCAGCACGTCACCCCGGCCCAGCGCGTCGCCTACGACAAGACGCCTCCCTACGGCGGCCCGCACGACGGGATCTGGGCCGACTGCACCGGCGTCGTCTACCCGAACGCGGTGCGGACCGAGAACATGGTGCACTCGCTGGAGCACGGCGCCATCTGGATCGCCTACGACCCGGCGCGGATCGACGAGGCGGGCAAGGAGAAGCTCGCCCGCCGGGTGGAGAACAAGCCCTACACGATGATGTCGCCGTACCCGGGCCTCGACTCCCCGATCTCCCTGCAGTCCTGGGGCCACCAGCTGAAGCTGGACAGCCCGGACGACGCGCGCATCGACCAGTTCATCACCGCGCTCAAGGAGAACCCGAACAACGTCTACCCGGAGATCGGCGGCTCCTGCCAGGCCTACCCGGGCGCGTTCGACACCCAGAACCCGCCGCCGTTCGACGCGAGCCCGCCGCCCGCGGACGCCATCCCGATGAGCGGGGAGGGCACCCAGCAGGCGCAGGGCGAGATGGGCGGTCGGTGA
- a CDS encoding DUF305 domain-containing protein, whose protein sequence is MSTQENPGASMPVRIAIAVVAAAALLLLGGAGGLLIATPSHDSEPAPSAVDIGFAQDMSTHHQQAVTMATLAREHAADVAVRQLAFDIETNQRDQIGRMQGWLNLWGEPTGSTSPMRWMGSGGHEHGMEQHSMHGAATGSGAATMPGMADTAELGRLRGLDGPAFDAYFLQLMLRHHEGGAPMARYGAEHAGLEPVRGLAANMLGSQGTESELMRGMLADRGVAPLPAN, encoded by the coding sequence GTGAGCACCCAGGAGAACCCCGGCGCGTCGATGCCGGTGCGCATCGCCATCGCCGTCGTGGCGGCCGCCGCCCTGCTGCTGCTCGGCGGTGCGGGCGGGCTGCTCATCGCCACCCCCTCGCACGACTCCGAACCGGCACCGAGCGCCGTCGACATCGGGTTCGCGCAGGACATGTCGACGCACCACCAGCAGGCCGTGACCATGGCCACGCTCGCCAGGGAGCACGCGGCGGACGTCGCGGTGCGCCAGCTCGCGTTCGACATCGAGACCAACCAGCGCGACCAGATCGGGCGGATGCAGGGCTGGCTGAACCTGTGGGGCGAGCCGACCGGCAGCACCTCGCCGATGCGGTGGATGGGTTCCGGCGGGCACGAGCACGGCATGGAGCAGCACTCGATGCACGGCGCGGCCACCGGCTCCGGCGCGGCCACCATGCCCGGCATGGCCGACACCGCGGAGCTGGGCCGGTTGCGCGGGCTCGACGGTCCCGCGTTCGACGCGTACTTCCTGCAGCTGATGCTGCGCCACCACGAGGGCGGGGCGCCGATGGCCCGCTACGGCGCCGAGCACGCCGGGCTCGAACCGGTGCGCGGGCTCGCGGCGAACATGCTGGGTTCGCAGGGCACCGAGAGCGAGCTGATGCGCGGGATGCTGGCGGACCGCGGGGTCGCGCCGCTGCCCGCGAACTGA
- the rpmE gene encoding 50S ribosomal protein L31 — protein sequence MKSDIHPEYVATQVTCGCGNTFTTRSTSKAGNITVEVCSNCHPFYTGKQKILDTGGRVARFEARYGRRQKNAAK from the coding sequence TTGAAGTCGGACATTCACCCCGAGTACGTCGCCACCCAGGTGACCTGCGGCTGCGGGAACACTTTCACCACCCGGAGCACCAGCAAGGCCGGCAACATCACGGTCGAGGTCTGCTCCAACTGCCACCCGTTCTACACGGGCAAGCAGAAGATTCTGGACACCGGTGGCCGGGTTGCTCGCTTCGAGGCCCGCTACGGCCGGCGGCAGAAGAACGCCGCGAAGTAG
- the prfA gene encoding peptide chain release factor 1, giving the protein METSKLDELLAEHAELERRLAEPDVHADQATARKLGRRYAELTPVAKVAKEWEQARSDLVTARELAADDEGFAAEADALAESVPELEEKLTELLLPRDPHDSSDVVLEVKSGEGGEESALFAGDLLRMYLRFAERQGWRAEVLDATESDLGGYKDVTVAVKAKAGDTGPDGVWSKLKFEGGVHRVQRVPVTESQGRVHTSAAGVLVYPETEEVEVEVDEKDLRIDVYRSSGPGGQSVNTTDSAVRITHLPTGTVVSCQNEKSQLQNKLRAIQVLRARLQALAEEEAQKEAAETRRSQVRTVDRSERVRTYNFPENRISDHRVNYKAYNLDHVLDGDLDGVLEALVAADRADRLAASA; this is encoded by the coding sequence GTGGAAACGTCCAAGCTCGACGAGTTGCTCGCGGAGCACGCGGAACTGGAACGGCGCCTGGCCGAACCGGACGTGCACGCCGACCAGGCCACCGCGCGCAAGCTCGGCCGCCGCTACGCCGAGCTGACCCCCGTGGCGAAGGTCGCGAAGGAGTGGGAGCAGGCCCGCTCCGACCTGGTGACGGCGCGCGAGCTGGCCGCCGACGACGAGGGGTTCGCCGCCGAAGCCGATGCGCTCGCCGAATCCGTGCCGGAGCTGGAGGAGAAGCTCACCGAGCTGCTGCTGCCCCGCGACCCGCACGACTCCTCCGACGTGGTGCTGGAGGTCAAGTCCGGGGAGGGCGGCGAGGAGTCGGCGCTGTTCGCCGGTGACCTGCTGCGGATGTACCTGCGCTTCGCCGAGCGGCAGGGCTGGCGGGCCGAGGTGCTCGACGCCACCGAATCCGACCTGGGCGGCTACAAGGACGTGACGGTCGCGGTGAAGGCCAAGGCGGGCGACACCGGGCCGGACGGCGTGTGGTCGAAGCTGAAGTTCGAGGGCGGCGTGCACCGGGTGCAGCGGGTGCCGGTCACCGAATCGCAGGGCCGGGTGCACACCTCCGCGGCCGGTGTCCTGGTGTACCCGGAGACCGAAGAGGTCGAGGTCGAGGTGGACGAGAAGGACCTGCGCATCGACGTGTACCGCTCCTCAGGGCCCGGTGGGCAGAGCGTCAACACCACCGACTCCGCGGTGCGCATCACCCACCTGCCGACGGGCACCGTGGTGTCCTGCCAGAACGAGAAGTCGCAGCTGCAGAACAAGCTGCGCGCCATCCAGGTGCTGCGCGCCCGGCTGCAGGCGCTCGCCGAGGAGGAAGCGCAGAAGGAGGCAGCCGAGACGCGGCGCAGCCAGGTGCGCACCGTGGACCGCTCCGAACGGGTTCGCACCTACAACTTCCCGGAGAACCGCATCTCCGACCACCGGGTCAACTACAAGGCCTACAACCTGGACCACGTGCTCGACGGGGACCTGGACGGGGTGCTGGAGGCGCTGGTCGCCGCGGACCGCGCCGATCGGCTTGCCGCGAGTGCCTGA
- the prmC gene encoding peptide chain release factor N(5)-glutamine methyltransferase — protein sequence MTRQPLRLAILEAERRLSAAGVASPRTDAELLAAHLLGVERTKLMMVPLVDPPVVEALQALVQRRAERIPLQHLVGNAHLGGVELSVGPGVFVPRPETELLLAWGLSVLDGVERPVIVDLCTGTGALALAAAHARPDAQVHAVELDPHALAWARHNVDQQAAAGDTPVRLYSGDVGDPTLLMELEGLVDLVLCNPPYVPEGTPVPPEVRDHDPHGAVFGGRDGLDVVRQVVGCAARLLRPGGGVAIEHDDTHGGSVPALLKARRVLCDVEDHPDLAGRPRFATARRAVPEH from the coding sequence GTGACTCGACAGCCACTGCGCCTGGCCATCCTCGAAGCGGAACGTCGGTTGTCCGCGGCAGGCGTGGCGAGCCCCCGGACGGACGCCGAACTGCTGGCCGCGCACCTGCTCGGCGTGGAACGCACCAAACTGATGATGGTGCCGCTGGTCGATCCGCCGGTGGTGGAGGCGCTGCAGGCGCTCGTGCAGCGCCGCGCCGAGCGGATCCCGCTGCAGCACCTGGTCGGCAACGCGCACCTCGGCGGCGTGGAGCTCAGCGTCGGGCCGGGCGTGTTCGTCCCCCGGCCGGAGACGGAGCTGCTGCTCGCCTGGGGCCTCTCGGTGCTCGACGGCGTGGAGCGACCCGTGATCGTCGACCTGTGCACGGGGACCGGGGCGCTCGCGCTGGCCGCCGCGCACGCCCGCCCCGACGCCCAGGTGCACGCCGTCGAACTGGACCCGCACGCGCTGGCGTGGGCGCGGCACAACGTGGACCAGCAGGCCGCCGCGGGCGACACCCCGGTCCGGCTCTACTCCGGTGACGTGGGCGATCCGACGCTGCTGATGGAGCTCGAAGGGCTCGTCGACCTGGTGCTGTGCAACCCGCCGTACGTGCCCGAGGGCACGCCGGTGCCGCCGGAGGTGCGCGACCACGACCCGCACGGCGCCGTGTTCGGCGGCCGTGACGGGCTCGACGTGGTGCGGCAGGTCGTCGGGTGCGCCGCGCGGCTGCTGCGGCCCGGCGGCGGGGTGGCGATCGAGCACGACGACACCCACGGCGGTTCGGTGCCCGCGCTGCTCAAGGCGCGGCGGGTGCTGTGCGACGTCGAAGACCACCCGGACCTGGCGGGGCGCCCGCGGTTCGCCACCGCGCGGCGGGCCGTGCCGGAGCACTGA
- a CDS encoding coiled-coil domain-containing protein, with product MGLADDRDLLPLGSGFDLVRKNGYDRAQVDEHLERVDADLRIITSDRDAAVSQARDLSKQLESSRSEIENLRGQVERLSKPPTTLEGLSERLQRMLRLAQDEANDIRARAEKDAAETRARSEAEAGALRIRYEKLIAEVDTRRSEMEQEHRSTLEKAKAEAERITTEAEENRKRADEESEARRVQVEEDFEIAMAARRTESMKLLTEQETTSKADAQRRVREATEEANRRLREGTNEAHRRVREATDEATRLTTEAQQAAEKLHRESTEAAQLLERESTAAADKREKDSIAAAQQREKESVEAAEKRELDSTREAERLVAEATEKSERMVRETTDEATRLVEEGTRERERLIREARLDAERRLGATTEECQRRLTKADQQVHSLTELRDTVASKLRDAAELLGQTTPLLARLDQEDEEEAALREAAAEAREQARKSAEAEVAEDRSHEPAPQAAQPGQRPAQQPQQRPQNQQRSGAEGPTEKIQRQNLPGAANPGQQQRNPHDPPTRRIQLPIPGAAEQQQRQGAEQGGPKSAPAEQAPRQHR from the coding sequence ATGGGCCTCGCCGACGATCGTGATCTTCTCCCGCTGGGATCGGGCTTCGACCTCGTTCGCAAGAACGGATACGACCGCGCCCAGGTCGACGAGCATCTCGAACGGGTCGACGCGGATCTGCGCATCATCACCTCCGACCGCGACGCGGCCGTGTCGCAGGCGCGCGATCTGTCGAAGCAGCTCGAATCGTCGCGCTCGGAGATCGAGAACCTCCGCGGTCAGGTGGAGCGGCTGTCCAAGCCGCCGACCACGCTGGAAGGGCTCAGCGAACGGCTGCAGCGGATGCTGCGCCTCGCGCAGGACGAGGCCAACGACATCCGCGCCCGCGCCGAGAAGGACGCCGCCGAGACCCGCGCTCGTTCCGAGGCCGAAGCGGGCGCGCTGCGCATTCGCTACGAGAAGCTCATCGCCGAGGTCGACACCCGGCGCTCCGAGATGGAGCAGGAGCACCGGTCGACGCTGGAGAAGGCCAAAGCCGAAGCCGAGCGGATCACCACCGAGGCGGAGGAGAACCGCAAGCGCGCCGACGAGGAGTCCGAGGCCCGCCGGGTGCAGGTCGAAGAGGACTTCGAGATCGCGATGGCGGCGCGGCGCACCGAGTCCATGAAGCTGCTCACCGAGCAGGAGACGACCAGCAAGGCCGACGCCCAGCGCCGCGTCCGCGAAGCCACCGAGGAAGCCAACCGCAGGCTGCGGGAAGGCACCAACGAGGCGCACCGCCGGGTCCGCGAGGCCACCGACGAGGCCACCCGGCTCACCACCGAAGCCCAGCAGGCCGCGGAGAAGCTGCACCGGGAGAGCACCGAAGCCGCCCAGCTCCTCGAACGCGAGAGCACCGCGGCCGCGGACAAGCGCGAGAAGGACAGCATCGCCGCCGCCCAGCAGCGCGAGAAGGAGAGCGTCGAGGCCGCCGAGAAGCGGGAGCTCGACAGCACCCGGGAAGCGGAACGGCTGGTCGCCGAGGCCACCGAGAAGTCCGAGCGGATGGTCCGGGAGACCACCGACGAAGCGACCCGCCTCGTCGAGGAGGGCACCCGGGAACGCGAACGCCTCATCCGGGAGGCGCGGCTCGACGCCGAGCGCAGGCTCGGCGCCACCACCGAGGAGTGCCAGCGCAGGCTCACCAAGGCCGACCAGCAGGTGCACTCGCTCACGGAGCTGCGCGACACCGTCGCGAGCAAGCTGCGGGACGCCGCGGAACTGCTCGGCCAGACCACGCCGCTGCTCGCCCGCCTCGACCAGGAGGACGAGGAGGAGGCCGCGCTGCGGGAAGCCGCCGCGGAAGCCCGCGAGCAGGCGCGCAAGTCCGCCGAAGCCGAGGTCGCCGAAGACCGCTCGCACGAACCCGCACCGCAGGCCGCCCAGCCGGGGCAGCGTCCCGCGCAGCAACCCCAGCAGCGGCCGCAGAACCAGCAGCGCAGCGGAGCCGAAGGGCCCACGGAGAAGATCCAGCGCCAGAACCTCCCCGGCGCGGCCAACCCCGGGCAGCAGCAGCGGAACCCGCACGACCCGCCGACCCGGCGGATCCAGCTGCCCATCCCCGGCGCCGCCGAACAGCAGCAGCGCCAGGGCGCCGAGCAGGGCGGCCCGAAGTCCGCACCCGCCGAGCAGGCACCGCGGCAGCACCGCTGA
- a CDS encoding SPW repeat protein, translated as MATRANEPSQVRPWTRWQDWAALVIGVYVVLATMWTRTNGGALSAMVVLGGLLVIAAVWSLALPRSMTSEYAHMLLGVLLFIAPWVLGYAALTGAAWTSWVAGVLAVLVGAAALPQATVAHGRGVAGQH; from the coding sequence ATGGCGACCAGGGCGAACGAACCGTCGCAGGTCCGGCCTTGGACGCGGTGGCAGGACTGGGCGGCGCTGGTGATCGGGGTGTACGTCGTGCTCGCGACGATGTGGACGCGCACCAACGGCGGTGCGCTGTCGGCGATGGTCGTGCTCGGCGGGCTGCTGGTGATCGCCGCCGTGTGGTCGCTGGCGCTGCCCAGGTCGATGACCAGCGAGTACGCCCACATGCTGCTGGGGGTGCTGCTGTTCATCGCGCCGTGGGTGCTGGGCTATGCGGCGTTGACCGGGGCCGCGTGGACTTCCTGGGTGGCGGGGGTGCTGGCCGTCCTCGTCGGCGCGGCGGCGCTGCCGCAGGCGACCGTGGCGCACGGCAGGGGCGTGGCCGGTCAGCACTGA
- a CDS encoding TetR/AcrR family transcriptional regulator codes for MREFTDGKPSRRRRAPAASARERILSAAGELFAESGFAATPTSRIAERAGVPKGLIHYYFRRKPDLLVALVDRLPAERVDVRRIVVPGDVAGTLRRLVAELDRRFEATLPLHHLLWREADTHSAVRRALRERFRAVVAQVREVVTAAAPAPAHADVDTAAVLLARVIDHRHAVAGRAEHDESADREIEFIARGLGPR; via the coding sequence GTGCGCGAGTTCACCGACGGGAAGCCGAGTCGCCGACGTCGCGCGCCGGCGGCGTCGGCGCGGGAGCGGATCCTGTCGGCGGCGGGGGAGTTGTTCGCCGAGTCCGGGTTCGCCGCCACCCCCACGTCGCGGATCGCCGAGCGGGCCGGCGTGCCGAAGGGCCTGATCCACTACTACTTCCGCCGCAAACCGGACCTGCTGGTGGCGCTCGTGGACCGGCTGCCCGCGGAGCGCGTGGACGTCCGGCGGATCGTGGTGCCGGGCGACGTGGCGGGCACGCTGCGCCGCCTGGTCGCCGAGCTGGACCGGCGGTTCGAGGCGACGCTGCCGCTGCACCACCTGCTGTGGCGGGAGGCCGACACGCACAGCGCGGTCCGGCGCGCGCTGCGCGAACGCTTCCGGGCCGTCGTGGCCCAGGTCCGCGAGGTCGTCACCGCCGCGGCACCCGCTCCGGCGCACGCCGACGTGGACACCGCCGCCGTCCTGCTGGCCAGGGTGATCGACCACCGGCACGCGGTCGCCGGGCGCGCCGAGCACGACGAGTCCGCCGACCGCGAGATCGAGTTCATCGCCCGCGGGCTCGGCCCGCGCTGA
- the mce gene encoding methylmalonyl-CoA epimerase — MQSELSGLVTTVDHVGIAVTDLDAAIEFQRATFGLEVAHTEVNEEQGVREAMLRAPGDAAGATQLQVIAPLRSDSAIAKFLDRNGPGLQQLAYRVTDVDAASEALRAKGLRLLYDAPRRGTAGSRINFVHPKDAGGVLVELVEPAS; from the coding sequence CCACGTCGGCATCGCGGTCACCGATCTCGACGCCGCGATCGAGTTCCAGCGCGCCACGTTCGGCCTGGAGGTCGCCCACACCGAGGTCAACGAGGAGCAGGGGGTGCGGGAGGCGATGCTGCGCGCGCCGGGCGACGCCGCCGGGGCCACCCAGCTGCAGGTGATCGCGCCGCTGCGCTCCGACTCGGCGATCGCGAAGTTCCTGGACCGCAACGGGCCGGGCCTGCAGCAGCTCGCGTACCGGGTCACCGACGTGGACGCGGCGAGCGAGGCCCTGCGCGCCAAGGGCCTGCGGCTGCTCTACGACGCGCCGCGGCGGGGCACCGCGGGCAGCCGCATCAACTTCGTGCACCCGAAGGACGCGGGCGGGGTGCTGGTGGAGCTCGTCGAACCCGCGTCCTGA